The proteins below are encoded in one region of Triticum aestivum cultivar Chinese Spring chromosome 1B, IWGSC CS RefSeq v2.1, whole genome shotgun sequence:
- the LOC123090031 gene encoding uncharacterized protein, with protein sequence MWGLVYSRRKQAVQESTHIVGPPDDRASLNKANIRNTEVRGQVYSHNKRAGQESTHSVSTSHGSARLNSLVYSRRKQAGQESTHDLGGGVGTPHDSASLNKGSIQNTGVREDSVVTACVVPDAGDTAFQIHCLRRSAYAAVLRAFYAQSDLLSRAKQECLARLRNELKISDTEHREYVVKASTNKHIKSLSAWSKGNIGNAEVAKESLDLKCVIPDAGDASFQTHCLERSAYASVLRAFYAQSDLLLWARLLTKLRNELRLSYMEHREVIARVSSNEYIKSLRKFSLVNYSGLMKKTPAFDLHAVVADKIDKTGQYFTSLVPQSPTPAHMMSPARDIGILGISYSTTKGSCFDPNATVPAKKLKSGSGSALAYFKCSPCAEPLPESVSSVRTGSPKHDLLDSSKKSPCAMKTGCAVSPMFQEKHNQTNAGDVPWCFHKDTEVPRKRGTEVSPVSRSKSLSVITYSAGNIDHDSDIIKILLTCGLVNKVEELFKVKPDPASLQTARLILKDQEIHLLDALAKLSEVSSASEVNQHDEVKGDPVSYDEAPTSPITELRRAETEGETEGTQGRRELEPAAKRARRTTVRLSGAEWVKCLSRKRKKRTGRMRPTLLRTVFSLV encoded by the exons GGAGAGCACGCACAGCGTTAGCACATCACATGGCAGTGCTAGGTTGAACAGCCTGGTTTACAGTCGCCGCAAGCAGGCAGGCCAGGAGAGCACGCACGACTTAGGAGGGGGCGTTGGCACACCGCATGACAGTGCTAGTTTGAACAAAGGAAGCATTCAGAATACTGGAGTGAGGGAGGATTCTGTAGTAACTGCATGTGTAGTACCAGATGCTGGAGATACTGCATTTCAGATTCACTGCTTGAGGCGATCGGCATATGCAGCTGTGTTAAGAGCGTTCTATGCTCAATCAGACCTTCTCTCACGG GCCAAGCAAGAATGTCTTGCTAGACTGAGAAATGAACTTAAAATATCGGACACTGAGCACAGAGAGTATGTTGTAAAGGCCAGTACAAATAAGCACATCAAGTCTTTGAG TGCTTGGTCCAAGGGAAACATTGGTAATGCTGAAGTTGCAAAGGAATCTCTAGATCTCAAATGTGTGATACCAGATGCTGGAGATGCTTCATTTCAGACACACTGCTTGGAGCGATCAGCATACGCTTCTGTGTTAAGAGCTTTCTATGCTCAGTCAGACCTCCTCTTATGG GCCAGGCTTCTTACTAAGCTAAGAAATGAACTTAGATTATCATACATGGAGCATCGAGAAGTTATTGCAAGGGTCAGTTCAAATGAGTATATCAAGTCTTTGAG GAAATTTAGTTTAGTAAATTATTCTGGTCTTATGAAGAAGACTCCTGCTTTTGATCTACATGCTGTTGTTGCTGATAAGATTGACAAAACTGGACAGTACTTCACCTCATTGGTTCCACAATCACCAACGCCAGCACACATGATGTCACCAGCAAG GGACATTGGCATATTAGGTATCTCTTATAGCACCACAAAAGGTTCTTGTTTTGACCCCAACGCCACTGTGCCAGCTAAGAAGTTGAAATCTGGAAGTGGGAGTGCATTGGCATACTTCAAATGCTCCCCCTGCGCTGAACCGCTGCCCGAGTCAGTTTCTTCTGTACGGACG GGAAGTCCCAAACATGATCTGCTTGATAGTAGTAAGAAATCACCCTGTGCAATGAAAACTGGATGCGCTGTATCTCCCATGTTTCAAGAAAAGCACAACCAAACAAATGCTGGTGATGTTCCTTGGTGCTTTCACAAAGATACGGAAGTACCAAGAAAAAGGGGAACTGAAGTGTCACCTGTGAGCAGATCTAAGAGCCTGAGCGTCATCACTTACAGCGCTGGAAATATAGATCATGACTCTGATATAATTAAGATTCTCCTAACTTGTGGTCTTGTAAACAAG GTTGAAGAACTATTTAAAGTGAAGCCAGATCCAGCTAGTTTACAGACAGCGAGGTTAATCCTCAAA GATCAAGAAATTCATCTTTTGGATGCACTTGCTAAACTCTCGGAAGTGTCATCTGCTT CGGAGGTCAACCAGCACGACGAGGTCAAGGGCGACCCGGTGAGCTACGACGAGGCGCCTACCTCGCCGATCACAGAGCTGCGTCGAGCAGAAACAGAAGGGGAGACCGAGGGCACGCAAGGGAGGAGGGAGTTGGAGCCGGCGGCCAAGCGGGCACGGCGCACCACCGTCAGACTCTCGGGGGCGGAATGGGTCAAGTGTCTctccaggaagaggaagaaaaggaccGGAAGGATGCGTCCTACACTACTCCGCACCGTGTTTAGTTTAGTTTAG